One Perca flavescens isolate YP-PL-M2 chromosome 14, PFLA_1.0, whole genome shotgun sequence genomic window carries:
- the si:ch211-152p11.4 gene encoding uncharacterized protein si:ch211-152p11.4 isoform X2, with protein sequence MRRFSSEGSLLDLDFLPWKRVALKDPDNGKNRESGTYTPHMKEDELGGGSGSQTPTILEPRASPTEARKKGPNKEHSVSVETLSELGKQDKSHLGVCVISGGCRAYSDGQLAPANKGSTESMEGDDLTPPSPSSSPNPFSLKPQHRHQHKAKLAAAKLHLKSLFGQSPNSSNSNLSNADPKDGARERRSRLVFMRQWSQVGHGKKRKISQEELEKWAESLSALLASHKTREESSTGCLLAKVSNTGREQEATVEGWLAQQEEETVQAGDPQKLETAGKAGH encoded by the exons ATGCGCCGATTCAGCTCTGAGGGATCCCTCCTGGATCTTGACTTCCTCCCGTGGAAGAGGGTGGCACTGAAGGACCCAGATAATGGGAAGAACCGGGAGTCTGGCACCTATACACCTCACATGAAGGAAGATGAGCTGGGTGGGGGCTCGGGCTCCCAGACTCCCACCATCCTGGAGCCCAGAGCGAGTCCCACTGAGGCCAGAAAGAAGGGGCCGAACAAGGAGCACAGCGTCAGTGTGGAGACCCTGAGCGAGCTGGGGAAACAGGACAAGAGCCACCTGGGAGTGTGTGTCATCAGTGGAGGCTGCAGGGCCTACAGCGACGGCCAGCTGGCCCCGGCCAACAAGGGCAGCACGGAGAGCATGGAGGGAGACGATCTGACCCCCCCGTCTCCTTCGTCCTCCCCCAACCCCTTCTCCCTCAAACCTCAGCACAGGCACCAGCATAAAGCCAAGCTGGCTGCCGCTAAACTGCACCTCAAGAGTCTGTTTGGACAG AGTCCTAATTCCTCAAACTCCAACCTATCTAATGCAGACCCGAAAGACGG TGCTAGAGAGAGGAGGTCTCGCCTGGTCTTCATGCGTCAGTGGAGTCAGGTGGGCCACGGTAAGAAGAGGAAGATCAGCCAGGAAGAGCTGGAGAAGTGGGCCGAGTCCCTGAGCGCCCTGCTGGCCAGCCACA agacaagagaggagagcagTACAGGGTGTTTATTAGCAAAAGTCTCTAATACTGGAAGGGAACAGGAGGCTACAGTCGAGGGCTGGCTGgcgcagcaggaggaggaaacaGTCCAAGCTGGAGATCCACAGAAGCTGGAGACCGCAGGGAAAGCTGGACACTGA